In Tripterygium wilfordii isolate XIE 37 chromosome 15, ASM1340144v1, whole genome shotgun sequence, one DNA window encodes the following:
- the LOC120017034 gene encoding very-long-chain aldehyde decarbonylase GL1-9-like: MVFWEGYVSDEAMGTFAPIVVYWLYAGFYQLLPPLDRYRLHTRKEEEEKNLVPLAMVVKGVLLQQLVQATVAHVLFLLTSTADVSGVTFQPSIPFQIVQIILAMLVMDTWQYFVHRYMHQNTFLYRHIHSQHHRLVVPYAIGALYNHPLEGLLLDTLGGALSFLVSGMTARTAVIFFCFAVVKTVDDHCGLWLPGNIFHLFFKNNTAYHDIHHQLQGTKYNYSQPFFSIWDRLLGTHMPYNLVKRPEGGYEARIKKD, from the exons ATGGTTTTTTGGGAAGGATATGTGAGCGACGAAGCTATGGGTACTTTTGCCCCAATTGTGGTGTACTGGTTATATGCCGGATTTTATCAGTTGCTGCCGCCTTTGGATAGGTACCGCTTACATACCAgaaaagaggaggaggagaaaaattTGGTGCCGCTTGCCATGGTGGTTAAGGGTGTTTTGCTTCAACAGCTTGTTCAGGCCACAGTTGCTCatgttcttttcttg TTGACCTCGACAGCAGATGTTTCAGGGGTCACATTCCAGCCATCCATTCCCTTCCAAATTGTGCAGATCATTCTTGCAATGCTTGTCATGGACACATGGCAGTACTTTGTGCACCGCTATATGCATCAGAACACATTCCTTTATCGCCATATCCACTCGCAGCATCATCGGCTGGTGGTACCTTATGCAATCGGCGCCCTCTACAATCACCCACTTGAGGGTCTCTTGCTTGACACACTTGGTGGGGCCCTCTCTTTTCTAGTCTCAGGAATGACTGCAAGAACAGCGGTTATTTTCTTCTGCTTTGCAGTGGTTAAAACTGTTGATGATCACTGTGGACTTTGGTTGCCTGGCAACATCTTCCACTTATTCTTCAAGAACAACACTGCTTACCATGACATCCATCATCAACTACAAGGGACAAAGTATAACTATTCTCAGCCATTCTTCTCCATATGGGACAGACTTCTCGGGACACACATGCCCTACAATCTTGTGAAGCGACCTGAAGGGGGTTATGAGGCAAGGATAAAGAAAGATTAG